One Drosophila willistoni isolate 14030-0811.24 chromosome XL unlocalized genomic scaffold, UCI_dwil_1.1 Seg142, whole genome shotgun sequence genomic window, TTGAGCAAAAAGCCAGTTGAAAAGGAACGAACCCAAAACAATATCAACATCTCAAGACTTTTTGCCCACCTGACATTCTCATTCCCACATCGTCCTATCCTCCCGTTTGACCCGGCCCTCCTCTTCTCTCGCAAAATCCAAAATAGCGAAAATTTTCGCTTAGCAATGGTTCGATGAATTTATTACTTTTGATGTTGAAAACACGAAAACTGCTGCAGGCCATAAAACAACCAGACGGACGGCCCCAAAACTTGAATCACTCGTTCAGCTAACTAACCCCTCCGCGTACCCTTGGCCCACACCGACCAAGTGAGCCAAGGGAACCACTAAACCTCTGAACTTCAGTTTGGAAACAGCAAATGCTATTAAAAGTTTGCATGTCTCAATAGAGAGTGTTAAGAGATTAGTTTACCCGAATATATTTCGTTAGccgaaaaattttaaatgctcGCATTTTCGAAAACTATATAATTACCGATTCGATAACTTTTTCCATCCCTCCATAGTTTATATAATCGATAGAGTCAGTGGCAGATTCCAATTCCAAGAGAGTCCTCAGTCTGAgagattttattttcattgtttgCGTGATTGTTAATGCTTAACAAGGTTAGCTTATGTTGCAAATTAGCCACAATCTCGATATATGTGAAATACAGTGATATTGCATGTGAGATATAAATGTTTCGATTCGGTATATATGCCAGTTGGAATGGCTGTGCTGGCCTTAGCCAGTTGTTGGATGTTGGTTGAAGTGGACTGAACGAAACAATATGACTAATTTGACATTTCTTTGGCTGACTTTAGTTTTGTGTTTCATTAACGTTTCCATTGGCAGGGCCGAGGATAAGCCCTATAACGTTGAGTTAAACTCTTTCGATAAGAATTCAGATTTCGAAAACGATGGCAAATGGGTCGACTGGGGCACTCTTCGTATGAAGAAAGTAGGACGCAATAAATTTACCCTAGCCGGAGATTTTGAGTTCAAGTTAAATATGGGCGACGAACAGAGGGTAAGTTTCCCACCGAAAACTATTAATAAATTGGAAATTGATATTTGTCGTTTCTTGAAGATATCGTTACAAGTGTTTGTCTATGATTCCAATAACAAACAGAAGGGAATGCTTGTCATGAATGTGAATAAGCCGTTCTGTCAGTTTGTCAATGAGGACACCGATACCTATCCCTATTTGAAGGAGGCCTCCAATTTGCCCGATCAAGGCGGTTGCCCGTTCCCCAAGGGCGAGTATACCATCAATAATTATGAGCTGGAGACAAATTTCCTACCCGACGATGCGCCCAAAGGTGATTATCTCATTGAATTGACAACGATGGATAAAGACACAGGCGTGGCTGGGCTCATTGCCATTGTCACCTTGACATAGAAATGAATCAATgtcgttcttttttttgttgctggtttttttttttttttttgtgggtggATCCCCAATTGACAGCAAAGCTTCTGATTTGCGATCTATTTGTGCATAATTTTTAGTTCTAAGTGCTAtatcaatttatatttcttgcCTGATTGGATACAATATAGACAATTTCGCTTTCAAAGACAAACCAAGCATAGTTGGAGTTATTCCTAGGCGTCTGAACTTCATCAAAAGAATCAATTCTCGGCGTTTTTTATATGGGTATGTATCAATCTTTACTTCAGAGGGTGAAGTAAAGGCAAAAGGAAGCTTATGGATGAGCCTAGTCATAATCAGAATTCGCTAATCGATCTAAAATTAAACTAATATTAAGATATTTTCTAATATTCCATGTGTAAGTACTCCTTTTTACTCTCAGATTCTCGGACTCTTCTTCTTGTCCAAAcacaagttttattttatattcttttctGAAAGGTTTCCCAAAGATTCAAGTGAAATTTTGAATATGgtgttgtattttttgtgaCATATTAATGTCCTTACTGCATCCCTGCCCATTTATATCCATCCACTCACccatacacccacacacagtCAACTTATTCGAGCGCCCTTAGTCATCTTTCAAGTGCAATTTGCTTGAATtgacaaatacaacaaaatcgCGTGAACGCCACAAAATTTCTGCATCAACACCTCaactaattgaaattttcGCAATTATCACATGCTGCGTGTGcaaaagtgagagagagaaagagaaagagtgggtgggtgggtgagtgggtgggtgggtgagTGTGCCAGTCTTTGCCATTTGTCATTGAAACAGCTTGGGCTGGGAGtccttcttcttctccttctctGCGTATGCTAACCCgttgatttttgttgttctgcttttttgtttaaaaatgaTTATCTCTGCATTACAATCCATTGATTCCACTTAAGCaccgtgtgcgtgtgtgtgtgtgtgtatgggtgtgggtgtgtgtggctgtgtatgtgtgagtgcaTATAGATACACCCACACTGAGACGACACTTAATTAACAAATATGCATTACAAACACCCGCAACGAGCAGCAATTGGTTGGTTTTGGTTGGTCATGTCATCCATTTAGCCCCCCTCCTCTCGCTCTTCCCCTTTCGTACCTCTATAACCCCTTATTTGGTCTTCAGTGGCggtggcaatggcaatggcaatggcaatggcaatggcattGGCAATGGGTCTGGGCCTGGTGTCAGAGCCACCCATTGTGCCCTGGGGGGATTTGCTTTGAGTGGGGGAGTGTGTTATGTTGCATgtgtttaattgaaaaatcatATGCAGCGCGCATAATTATGTTTATTGCAATAATCTGATGCAAATTTGTCAAAACTCTGCAAACTGACACAATCGTTGAAATGCGTTTGGACGTTACCAACGATgagcatgatgatgatgatgatgatgatgatgatgatgccccATGAAGTTCATTTTGCTACCACCATGACAACTCGTTCAATTCACTTTGCTTTtcttgtgtatgtgtgtgtgtgtgtgtggtgtgtgtgtggtgtgtgtggtGTGGGTCATTGTGGTATGATATGGTTTGTTTTGTGAGTTGCGATTTGTCTGCCGGGGCGCATAAAATTGCACTTTAAATTGCACATTTCAACGCCTACTGATTATGACAGATAATTATGTTATCGAGCACCGACACACGACATTCACGACTCACGACCAgtcacagcagcagcagccctTGCTCATTTGTATTTTTCGCAAAATGTCAAAATAGAATCCATATTGTACTTGTAGAGACATACAAACAcacttatacatatacatatgtatgattATGTTTTAGATATGGATTGAGTTTAGTCCATCCACCAAATTCTATCAAGTTTTTCATCCTCTTTCCGattaaaatacttttatatgAGCTCATTTTCTgattttatgattattttttctgggaaaaatgataaatattttgCTTAATAAGTTGGATATGACCGTTTCTTTTAACCAATTTCGcctctttttatacccttgcaaaaaggcgttgtatatctcggattcagccggatcggaccactatatcaaatagctcccatacaaacggcaaagtcacgaacagtgctTTTCccaataactttatttttggagctattgtcgtgaaatttaatattgctaactttattacacatataaacaccTGTGAgaaatttaatcaagatcgagtgactatcatatagctcccataggaacgatcggtcgaaaactgGGACTTTGtccaatatcttcgttatttccaaTGCTAAGAGtttaggccgttctttcgcctTTTTCGATAAAACGTTTTCCCCACTTTGATTGGCTacaggtaaggaaagagttaccaaaaaatttGCAAGGGTTTTAA contains:
- the LOC6644859 gene encoding uncharacterized protein LOC6644859, coding for MTNLTFLWLTLVLCFINVSIGRAEDKPYNVELNSFDKNSDFENDGKWVDWGTLRMKKVGRNKFTLAGDFEFKLNMGDEQRISLQVFVYDSNNKQKGMLVMNVNKPFCQFVNEDTDTYPYLKEASNLPDQGGCPFPKGEYTINNYELETNFLPDDAPKGDYLIELTTMDKDTGVAGLIAIVTLT